One stretch of Pseudoramibacter sp. DNA includes these proteins:
- a CDS encoding homocysteine S-methyltransferase family protein, whose amino-acid sequence MEFREAIKKQRLYLDGAMGSMIQKRIENPGPVPEELNITHPDVIGEIQSAYVQAGADILIANTFGANDRKMAASKYSVEEVIRQAVKIAKAQHPKYVAMDIGPSGALIGDIGDFTFEEAAACFERSARAGAEAGADLILIETMTDIVEARAAVIGARRACDLPIVASMTYESNGRTLTGSDPETVVTILENLKVDAIGINCSTGPEEMLPVVKTLIDTASVPIMVEPNAGLPRDVDGQTVYDVSAEDFSDIMAQIAEAGAAILGGCCGTTPDYIAKLVEKTKDLPHKTPWTRPQPMRIASTTRTVTLGTDVRTIGEAINPTASAALKEDLRKGGLTVAKQLAMEQKRQGADILDVNVGLPELDEKETMLRVVKAISQVVDLPLQIDSTKPEVIEAVLQTYPGKVLINSVNGEAESRDAILPLVARYGAGVLGLALDENGLPKTAEDRLKVADKIIAHAKSLGISQNNVAIDCLVLTASAQQKACGETLLALTLVKEKYGVPTVLGVSNISFGLPNRRLINKTFLTMALAAGLDTPILKVGDTEMMNAISAYRALSGIDEGCMDYVAAHKHDKQTAVPEKTAVQENQKNQDEEDHSASNQDQAEQADMKQMVVDGLKDEIVPAVEEALKTQDPMAIINGDLIPGLDVIGDLFETGEVFLPNLIFAAETVQNAFAVLKQHMSAETDVQKNKVILATVKGDVHDIGKNILKTIMENYGYQIIDLGKDVDPEIIVETAVKENVKLVGLSALMTTTVKNMETTIEMIKAADPDIKVMVGGAVMNEAYAKKIHADYYGKDAKAGVAIAEEVFGK is encoded by the coding sequence CAACGACCGGAAGATGGCCGCATCAAAGTATTCAGTGGAAGAAGTGATTCGCCAGGCCGTGAAAATTGCAAAGGCCCAGCACCCCAAATACGTGGCGATGGATATCGGTCCGTCGGGGGCGCTGATCGGCGACATCGGCGATTTTACTTTTGAAGAAGCCGCAGCCTGTTTTGAACGGTCGGCCCGGGCCGGCGCAGAAGCCGGTGCGGATCTCATCCTCATCGAAACCATGACGGATATCGTCGAAGCCCGGGCCGCGGTGATCGGCGCCAGACGGGCCTGCGATCTGCCCATCGTGGCCTCGATGACTTACGAAAGCAACGGCCGGACCCTGACGGGCAGCGACCCTGAAACGGTGGTGACGATTCTCGAAAATCTCAAGGTCGATGCCATTGGCATCAACTGCTCCACCGGTCCTGAAGAAATGCTGCCCGTGGTGAAGACCCTGATCGATACGGCGTCAGTTCCGATTATGGTGGAACCCAACGCCGGTCTGCCGCGGGATGTGGACGGCCAAACCGTCTACGACGTTTCGGCAGAAGATTTTTCAGATATCATGGCGCAGATTGCCGAAGCCGGCGCTGCGATTCTCGGCGGGTGCTGCGGCACGACGCCGGACTATATCGCAAAACTGGTTGAAAAGACAAAGGACCTGCCGCACAAAACGCCGTGGACGAGACCCCAGCCCATGCGCATCGCGTCGACGACCCGGACGGTGACCCTGGGCACCGATGTGAGAACCATCGGGGAAGCCATCAATCCTACGGCCAGCGCTGCGCTCAAAGAAGATTTGAGAAAGGGCGGCCTGACCGTGGCCAAGCAGCTGGCCATGGAACAGAAGCGTCAGGGTGCGGACATCCTCGATGTCAACGTGGGCCTGCCGGAACTGGACGAAAAAGAAACCATGCTCCGGGTGGTGAAGGCGATCAGCCAGGTGGTGGATCTGCCCCTCCAGATCGACAGCACGAAGCCCGAAGTCATCGAAGCGGTGCTTCAGACCTATCCGGGCAAGGTGCTCATCAATTCAGTGAACGGGGAAGCGGAATCCCGGGACGCGATCCTGCCGCTGGTGGCCCGCTACGGCGCCGGTGTGCTGGGGCTGGCCCTCGACGAAAACGGCCTGCCCAAAACGGCGGAAGACCGGCTCAAAGTCGCCGACAAAATTATCGCACACGCTAAATCATTGGGCATTTCTCAGAACAACGTGGCCATCGACTGTCTGGTGCTCACCGCGTCGGCCCAGCAGAAGGCCTGCGGGGAAACCCTGCTGGCGCTTACGCTGGTAAAAGAAAAATACGGGGTGCCGACGGTTCTCGGGGTCAGCAACATCTCCTTCGGGCTGCCGAACCGCCGCCTGATCAACAAGACTTTTCTGACCATGGCTTTGGCCGCCGGGCTGGACACGCCGATTCTCAAAGTCGGGGATACGGAAATGATGAACGCCATTTCCGCTTACAGGGCCCTGTCCGGCATCGACGAAGGCTGCATGGATTACGTGGCAGCCCACAAGCATGACAAGCAGACGGCCGTGCCCGAAAAAACGGCGGTTCAGGAAAATCAGAAAAATCAGGATGAAGAAGACCATTCAGCTTCAAATCAAGATCAGGCAGAACAGGCCGATATGAAGCAGATGGTCGTGGACGGCTTGAAAGATGAAATCGTGCCGGCGGTCGAAGAAGCCCTCAAAACCCAGGATCCCATGGCCATTATCAACGGCGACCTCATTCCGGGGCTGGATGTCATCGGGGATTTGTTTGAAACCGGCGAAGTGTTTTTGCCGAACCTGATTTTTGCGGCGGAAACGGTGCAGAACGCCTTTGCGGTGTTGAAACAGCACATGAGCGCGGAAACCGACGTTCAGAAAAACAAAGTCATTCTGGCGACAGTCAAAGGGGATGTCCACGACATCGGCAAAAATATTCTGAAGACGATCATGGAAAACTACGGCTACCAGATCATCGACCTCGGCAAAGATGTGGACCCCGAAATTATCGTTGAAACGGCGGTGAAAGAAAACGTGAAGCTCGTAGGGCTCAGCGCCCTTATGACGACGACGGTGAAGAATATGGAAACGACCATTGAAATGATCAAGGCCGCCGATCCGGACATCAAGGTGATGGTCGGCGGCGCCGTGATGAACGAAGCTTATGCGAAAAAAATTCACGCCGACTATTACGGCAAAGATGCCAAAGCCGGCGTGGCCATTGCGGAAGAAGTTTTTGGCAAGTAA